The following are from one region of the Thermoproteus uzoniensis 768-20 genome:
- a CDS encoding HoxN/HupN/NixA family nickel/cobalt transporter: protein MAVPKKIWQIALFYAAIAAITAALVLWLNGLASLVGTVKYKGHPMTIFALGILAYMFGLRHALDADHLAAIDNSTRKLVQEGKDARFTGLFFSLGHSTVVILLAVALMFSVRAVASAIPELENVGSVVGTLVSGGFLYIIGLLNFLVFFEIYEIFKRMRSGELDEAKLNELLLKRGFMGRYFGKLFKIVDKQWYLYPIGFLFGLGFDTASETALLAISAIASATIRMPIYMLLVFPFLFTAGMALVDATDGFFMSSAYGWAFSDPLRKVWYNLTTTIISVMVAWVVGTLELLGLIQSEFNLAGPFWDWIAAVNGDVWWGNIGIIIVSIFAVTWISSIIIYKFKVKQVAINIPKA from the coding sequence ATGGCGGTTCCCAAGAAGATCTGGCAAATCGCCTTGTTTTACGCCGCGATAGCGGCGATAACCGCGGCTCTGGTGTTGTGGCTAAACGGCCTCGCATCCCTCGTGGGGACTGTGAAGTACAAGGGGCATCCCATGACTATATTTGCGCTCGGCATCCTGGCATATATGTTCGGCCTCAGACACGCCCTCGACGCCGACCACCTCGCCGCCATAGACAACAGCACGAGGAAGCTGGTGCAGGAGGGGAAAGACGCCAGGTTCACCGGCCTGTTCTTCTCCCTGGGACACTCCACGGTGGTTATACTCCTCGCAGTCGCCTTGATGTTCAGCGTAAGGGCCGTGGCCTCCGCCATACCCGAGCTCGAGAACGTGGGCTCTGTGGTGGGCACCTTGGTGAGCGGAGGGTTCCTGTACATAATCGGCCTCCTCAACTTCTTGGTCTTCTTCGAGATATACGAGATATTCAAGCGCATGAGGAGCGGAGAGCTAGACGAGGCTAAGCTTAACGAGCTGTTGCTCAAGAGAGGCTTCATGGGCAGATATTTCGGCAAGCTGTTCAAGATAGTCGACAAGCAGTGGTACCTCTATCCTATAGGATTTCTCTTCGGGCTGGGCTTCGACACTGCGTCGGAGACGGCGCTTCTGGCCATATCGGCGATAGCGTCGGCCACTATAAGGATGCCCATATACATGTTGCTCGTCTTCCCGTTCCTCTTCACAGCGGGGATGGCGTTGGTGGACGCAACAGACGGCTTCTTCATGTCGTCCGCGTACGGCTGGGCTTTCAGCGATCCGTTGAGGAAGGTGTGGTACAACCTCACGACCACCATAATCTCCGTAATGGTCGCGTGGGTGGTCGGGACGCTCGAGCTCTTAGGCCTTATCCAGAGCGAGTTCAACCTAGCCGGGCCGTTCTGGGATTGGATAGCTGCCGTGAACGGGGATGTGTGGTGGGGCAATATAGGGATTATAATTGTATCTATATTTGCTGTAACATGGATCTCATCTATTATAATTTATAAATTTAAAGTAAAGCAAGTAGCTATAAATATACCTAAGGCCTAG